A window of Sphingobacterium sp. SRCM116780 contains these coding sequences:
- a CDS encoding thiamine phosphate synthase yields the protein MIIILTPEQNVRNELTRIHQLFQAGLELLHIRKYTYSALEMYGYISAIDESFRNRLVLHTHHELAQKTAVNRLHFNERDRVAGKQNSYTKDYILSTSVHSMDDFNALDQQWSYAFLSPMFTSISKPGYGQNNSVQTDLHLRKNNQVQLIGLGGIREDNISLLLNNGVDGVALLGTIWKNQQPITNFKACLQQDLSY from the coding sequence ATGATCATTATACTGACACCTGAACAAAACGTCCGAAATGAATTGACTCGGATACATCAACTTTTTCAGGCTGGATTGGAATTATTGCATATTCGAAAATATACCTACTCCGCATTAGAGATGTACGGTTATATTTCTGCAATAGACGAATCCTTTAGAAATCGTTTGGTCTTACATACGCATCATGAGCTTGCACAAAAAACAGCTGTCAACAGGTTGCATTTTAATGAACGTGATCGTGTAGCAGGCAAACAGAATAGCTATACGAAAGACTATATCCTGTCGACATCTGTACATAGTATGGACGATTTTAATGCATTGGATCAGCAATGGTCTTATGCCTTTCTGAGTCCCATGTTCACCAGTATTTCCAAACCTGGCTATGGACAGAACAATAGCGTACAAACGGATTTGCATCTTCGAAAGAATAATCAAGTACAATTAATTGGCCTTGGAGGTATTCGAGAAGATAATATCTCCTTATTACTGAACAATGGTGTTGATGGTGTTGCCTTATTAGGCACGATCTGGAAAAATCAACAACCCATAACAAATTTTAAAGCATGTCTACAGCAAGACCTTTCGTATTGA
- the thiC gene encoding phosphomethylpyrimidine synthase ThiC, with the protein MLEQNITQSPFPNSKKVYIQGQLFPIQVAMREITLSPTKLSKGGIEINPPVTIYDTSGPYTDEHAQIDIRKGLPRVREKWILERNDVQVLSQISSAYGKERLADTQLDELRFEYSHKPKKAKEGKNVSQLHYARKGIITPEMEYVAIRENQRIEQLEAATKGMNQQHTGESFGARTPKQRITPEFVRDEIAAGRAIIPNNINHPESEPMIIGRNFLVKINANIGNSVVTSSIEEEVDKAVWACRWGADTIMDLSTGRNIHETREWIIRNSPVPIGTVPIYQALEKVKGVAEDLTWEIFKDTLIEQAEQGVSYFTIHAGVLLRYIHLTAQRVTGIVSRGGSIMAKWCLFHHKENFLYTHFEEICAIMKQYDVAFSLGDGLRPGSIADANDAAQFAELETLGELTKIAWKHDVQVMIEGPGHVPMHMIKENMEKQLEVCDEAPFYTLGPLTTDIAPGYDHITSAIGAAMIGWYGCAMLCYVTPKEHLGLPNRKDVKDGVITYKLAAHAADLAKGHPGAQYRDNALSKARFEFRWEDQFNLSLDPDTAREFHDETLPADGAKVAHFCSMCGPKFCSMKITQEIRDTAEQGMMDMSKEFIEQGKELYL; encoded by the coding sequence ATGTTAGAACAGAACATCACCCAAAGCCCTTTTCCAAATTCGAAAAAAGTATATATCCAAGGACAACTCTTTCCGATACAGGTGGCCATGCGTGAAATTACGTTGAGTCCAACCAAATTGAGTAAAGGAGGGATTGAAATCAATCCACCTGTTACCATTTATGACACCTCCGGTCCTTATACCGATGAGCATGCCCAGATTGATATTCGGAAAGGCTTACCTCGAGTTCGTGAAAAATGGATACTGGAAAGAAATGATGTACAGGTATTATCGCAAATAAGTTCCGCATATGGGAAAGAGCGATTAGCAGATACCCAACTGGATGAACTGCGTTTCGAATATAGTCATAAACCAAAAAAAGCCAAAGAAGGTAAAAATGTAAGCCAATTGCATTATGCTAGAAAAGGAATCATCACCCCTGAAATGGAATATGTGGCTATTCGAGAAAATCAGCGTATAGAACAACTAGAGGCGGCAACAAAAGGTATGAATCAACAACATACAGGCGAAAGCTTTGGAGCTCGTACCCCAAAACAGCGCATCACTCCTGAATTTGTACGGGATGAAATTGCAGCAGGTAGAGCCATTATTCCCAATAACATCAATCATCCTGAAAGTGAACCGATGATCATCGGTCGTAACTTCCTGGTAAAGATCAATGCTAATATTGGCAATAGTGTTGTCACTTCGAGTATTGAAGAAGAAGTCGACAAGGCAGTATGGGCCTGTCGTTGGGGTGCAGATACGATTATGGATCTTTCCACAGGAAGAAATATCCACGAAACCCGCGAATGGATCATTCGCAATTCACCAGTACCGATTGGAACTGTTCCCATTTATCAAGCGTTAGAAAAAGTAAAAGGTGTAGCCGAAGATTTGACCTGGGAAATCTTTAAGGATACGTTGATTGAACAGGCAGAGCAAGGAGTTTCTTACTTTACGATTCATGCGGGTGTATTGTTGCGCTACATTCACTTGACGGCTCAACGTGTGACAGGAATTGTCTCTCGGGGAGGTTCTATCATGGCAAAATGGTGTTTGTTTCATCACAAAGAAAATTTCTTATATACGCATTTTGAGGAAATCTGTGCCATTATGAAGCAATATGATGTTGCCTTTTCTTTAGGTGATGGATTGCGCCCAGGTTCCATAGCAGATGCAAACGATGCCGCACAATTTGCAGAACTGGAGACTTTAGGGGAATTGACTAAAATCGCTTGGAAACATGATGTTCAGGTGATGATTGAAGGACCTGGTCACGTACCGATGCATATGATCAAAGAAAATATGGAGAAACAACTGGAAGTGTGTGATGAAGCTCCTTTTTACACCTTAGGTCCCCTGACAACAGATATCGCTCCTGGCTACGATCATATTACTTCTGCTATTGGTGCAGCCATGATTGGTTGGTATGGATGCGCTATGCTCTGTTACGTAACGCCCAAAGAGCACTTGGGTTTACCCAATCGGAAAGATGTCAAGGATGGTGTGATCACCTATAAATTAGCGGCACATGCAGCTGATTTAGCGAAGGGACATCCTGGTGCACAGTATCGGGATAATGCATTAAGCAAAGCTAGGTTTGAATTTCGTTGGGAAGATCAATTCAATCTTTCTTTAGATCCTGATACAGCAAGAGAATTTCATGATGAAACTCTACCTGCTGATGGAGCCAAGGTCGCTCATTTCTGTTCAATGTGCGGTCCAAAATTCTGTTCGATGAAAATCACACAAGAGATTCGAGATACAGCAGAACAAGGAATGATGGACATGTCTAAAGAATTTATAGAACAAGGGAAAGAGCTTTATTTATGA
- the thiS gene encoding sulfur carrier protein ThiS produces the protein MELTINHQSHFYDQLPSSLEGLMLLEFPEKTKGIAVAVNNQVIPKTAWSNTTLQHQDHILIISATQGG, from the coding sequence ATGGAACTTACAATCAATCACCAATCACATTTTTACGATCAACTCCCCTCCTCTTTGGAAGGATTAATGCTATTGGAATTTCCAGAAAAAACCAAAGGCATTGCTGTCGCCGTCAATAATCAGGTTATTCCTAAAACAGCCTGGTCTAATACCACGTTGCAGCATCAAGATCATATTCTCATCATTTCAGCCACACAAGGCGGATAA
- a CDS encoding RNA polymerase sigma-70 factor, with protein MISNTSSIHLLEWFLGMSKGNKEAFNSFYKSYYFRLKTFAFQLLKNDALVEEVVSDLFVKIWLKRETLVEIKNPQMYLYKTLRNMCLNELRKKSLPLDVLDEEMELSSPDPSQILINKELWSLLHAAIETLPTQRKIIFTLIREEGLKQKEVAELLNISVRTVENQLYRAMKYLTGYIETYMKKESNQNNKMNIRRFFLSF; from the coding sequence ATGATTTCAAATACATCCTCCATACATTTATTGGAATGGTTTCTCGGAATGAGCAAGGGGAATAAAGAAGCATTCAACTCATTTTATAAATCATATTATTTTCGATTAAAGACTTTTGCGTTTCAACTTTTGAAAAATGATGCCTTAGTAGAAGAAGTTGTATCTGATTTATTTGTCAAGATATGGCTGAAGAGGGAGACGTTAGTAGAAATCAAAAACCCGCAAATGTATTTATATAAAACGCTTCGAAATATGTGTTTGAATGAATTGCGGAAAAAATCTTTACCGCTAGATGTCTTGGATGAAGAAATGGAATTGTCTTCTCCCGATCCTTCTCAAATATTAATAAATAAAGAATTATGGAGTCTGCTTCATGCTGCTATTGAAACCTTACCAACGCAGCGAAAAATAATTTTTACGCTTATCAGAGAAGAAGGACTAAAACAAAAAGAAGTTGCGGAACTCTTAAATATTTCTGTTCGAACGGTAGAAAATCAGCTGTATAGAGCGATGAAATATCTCACAGGTTATATTGAAACCTATATGAAAAAAGAATCAAATCAAAATAACAAGATGAACATCAGACGTTTCTTCTTGTCTTTCTAG
- a CDS encoding FecR family protein, with translation MDKEDFLKLLSKKMVDGLSKSEQCDYDIYLAENQDYEPVTKVFETFYKDVNTVNDHAHSGLDSIWSRIENESAEQKIVAIRPAKVKMRIWGMTAAIIVFFIATTVLYQRFFTQDNLQFEMVTKTGTGEKLLFSLDDGSQITLDRNSSISYNKTFGASDRDLLLNGTAFFDVAKDTTVPMNIRVGDWNIRVVGTSFMIRPSANAKESELVLYTGKVQLSQLRYPEKVFHVLPNQKVKLVSNEKGAVDLLKIDTLDAQILAMQKMNLQDAIVFKNQKFKDIQRIIERKYQVKLIFANKLISEKKFSGTLKDMQFEELLQVLKISYPFKYEIKNKEVTIR, from the coding sequence ATGGACAAAGAGGATTTTTTAAAATTATTGAGCAAAAAAATGGTCGATGGTCTTTCCAAAAGTGAACAATGTGATTATGATATTTACCTGGCAGAAAATCAGGACTATGAACCCGTAACAAAAGTTTTTGAAACCTTTTACAAGGATGTAAACACGGTAAATGATCATGCTCATAGTGGTTTGGATAGCATATGGAGTCGGATAGAGAACGAAAGTGCTGAACAGAAAATAGTTGCTATTCGACCTGCTAAAGTAAAGATGAGGATATGGGGTATGACTGCTGCGATTATCGTATTTTTTATAGCAACTACGGTTTTATATCAAAGATTTTTCACACAGGATAATCTACAATTTGAAATGGTGACCAAAACCGGTACTGGGGAAAAGTTACTTTTTTCTTTAGATGATGGTAGCCAAATTACATTAGACCGTAATTCTTCAATAAGTTATAATAAAACATTTGGTGCATCGGATAGAGATCTGCTTTTAAATGGAACTGCTTTTTTTGATGTTGCCAAGGATACAACTGTACCGATGAACATTCGGGTTGGCGATTGGAATATACGAGTTGTCGGTACATCATTTATGATAAGACCATCAGCAAATGCAAAAGAATCGGAACTTGTTTTGTATACAGGTAAAGTTCAATTATCTCAACTGCGATATCCTGAAAAAGTATTTCATGTCTTACCCAATCAAAAGGTGAAATTAGTGAGTAATGAAAAGGGTGCCGTAGATCTTTTAAAAATTGATACGTTGGATGCACAAATATTAGCTATGCAGAAAATGAATCTTCAAGATGCCATTGTTTTTAAAAATCAAAAATTTAAGGATATTCAGCGTATAATAGAAAGAAAATATCAAGTCAAATTAATCTTCGCAAATAAATTGATCAGTGAGAAGAAGTTTAGTGGCACATTAAAAGATATGCAATTTGAAGAGTTATTACAGGTTCTTAAGATTTCATATCCTTTTAAATATGAAATTAAAAATAAGGAAGTCACGATTCGATAA
- a CDS encoding outer membrane beta-barrel family protein, producing the protein MKLKIRKSRFDKGLKMAINLKYFVLVIAVFFGLISYGQNKRIKIQLGEHALKQIFDVIQHQTNYSIFYSDEVVKDEMTIKIATPEFALDELMGLVTRNNNLNYQFIDNKILVISQAENQRLDIKSRILTGKITDHKNSVLSYVTVKLFRGDNLLGTTIADKEGNFELSLPIERKDLRLEFSLLGYKTTKVIVEDFDQGSKLSIMLENESTVLETVNVTAVQSPYQRLADRMVINVEGSILGSGLSTLEVLQRSPGLWVDHNGNIKIRGNESVIVMINDIVQRMSSTELAEYLRSLPSESIKKVEVIPNPGAEYEAQGGGGIVRIVLKKGVNDGLKATLLARYTQNNKDPFFNGGSLFDYKRNKFYLAAAVGYRKDKQRYIATNDIQYADHSEYLSDTKRFRDLDGYNARLTMNYEVDDKQSIGLQSLWTTSNSDQDFYTNNSHHFANDTLYKKTYNNWLNKPTMLNSTFNYLLKIDTLESALKIIADHLYNDNEESNDYRLTSLNTAEDQIYQNLSPNTTNIYSIQTDFNKNYRSGTSFALGLKYVDTRRNNEVIRNNFIADHWLQDSAYSNSFIYKENLIMGYFAFNHKIKNLSIKAGLRAEETLIDGMSVTSSERVEQKYLNLFPSLFLLQDIANGGASIHLNYGKRVRRPSFKDLNPYTLQIDDFLLIEGNAQLKPEYIHRIEAGVTLKKGISVDLFYSNTQDKIVQFASTVDNRQIKYQNINFKHGIDYGMSAFVPLKITKFWNLQSNVSYFKSKFNYTDIDLSQEVFEGSVSNSLKFNALFDANLYVGYRTPSYSGNTKYADQFYSSLMVSRGILKGKGKVTLNVNDLFNTEREREFTNHNGMTINFYQKRPTRTVGISLSYTISKGVKFQDKKIIQSNEAEKKRVN; encoded by the coding sequence ATGAAATTAAAAATAAGGAAGTCACGATTCGATAAGGGGTTAAAGATGGCGATAAACTTAAAATATTTTGTTCTCGTAATAGCAGTTTTTTTCGGACTTATCAGTTATGGACAAAATAAACGCATCAAGATTCAGTTGGGAGAACATGCTCTGAAACAAATATTTGATGTCATTCAACATCAAACTAATTATTCGATCTTTTATAGTGATGAAGTTGTTAAAGATGAAATGACTATAAAAATTGCAACACCTGAATTTGCTCTTGATGAATTAATGGGTCTTGTGACCAGAAACAATAATTTAAATTATCAATTTATTGATAATAAGATCTTAGTGATTTCGCAAGCTGAGAATCAAAGATTGGATATAAAATCACGCATATTAACGGGTAAAATTACGGATCATAAAAATTCAGTTTTATCCTATGTTACCGTGAAACTCTTTCGTGGAGATAATTTGCTCGGAACAACAATTGCGGATAAAGAAGGTAATTTTGAACTTTCTTTACCAATAGAACGTAAAGATCTTCGTTTAGAATTTTCGTTGTTAGGGTATAAAACAACAAAAGTTATTGTTGAGGACTTTGATCAAGGATCTAAATTGAGCATAATGCTGGAGAATGAGAGTACCGTATTGGAAACGGTTAATGTTACTGCCGTTCAATCTCCTTATCAACGTTTAGCAGATCGTATGGTCATCAATGTTGAGGGAAGTATTTTGGGAAGTGGATTATCTACTTTGGAAGTATTACAAAGATCCCCTGGTTTATGGGTGGATCATAATGGGAATATAAAAATTCGTGGAAATGAGTCTGTAATCGTTATGATAAATGACATCGTTCAGAGAATGTCTTCAACAGAATTGGCGGAATATTTACGATCGCTTCCATCAGAAAGTATAAAAAAAGTTGAAGTTATTCCTAATCCTGGAGCTGAATATGAAGCTCAAGGAGGAGGAGGGATCGTGAGGATTGTACTGAAGAAAGGAGTAAATGATGGATTAAAAGCTACATTGCTAGCGAGATACACGCAGAATAACAAAGATCCATTTTTTAATGGCGGTTCTTTATTTGATTATAAAAGAAATAAATTTTATCTCGCTGCTGCAGTAGGGTACAGAAAAGATAAGCAGCGTTATATTGCAACTAATGATATTCAATATGCCGATCACTCCGAATACCTGAGCGATACAAAACGGTTCAGAGATTTAGATGGTTATAATGCTCGTCTGACGATGAACTATGAAGTAGATGACAAACAGAGTATTGGTTTACAGTCTCTCTGGACGACTTCTAATTCAGATCAAGATTTTTATACAAACAATTCGCATCACTTTGCCAACGATACACTCTATAAAAAAACGTATAATAATTGGCTGAATAAGCCAACCATGTTAAACTCTACGTTCAATTATTTGTTGAAAATAGATACTTTAGAATCAGCTTTAAAAATTATTGCAGATCACTTGTACAATGATAATGAAGAATCTAATGATTACCGTCTGACCTCACTCAATACTGCTGAAGATCAGATATATCAGAATCTTTCTCCCAATACAACTAATATATATAGTATTCAAACTGACTTCAATAAAAATTATCGTTCAGGTACTAGCTTTGCATTAGGTTTAAAGTATGTGGATACGCGACGAAATAATGAGGTTATCAGAAATAATTTTATAGCAGATCATTGGTTGCAAGATAGTGCGTACAGCAATAGCTTTATTTACAAAGAGAATTTGATTATGGGTTATTTTGCATTCAATCATAAGATAAAAAACCTATCCATTAAGGCTGGATTGAGAGCTGAAGAAACATTGATTGATGGGATGTCTGTCACCAGTTCCGAAAGAGTAGAACAAAAATATTTAAATCTGTTTCCTTCTCTCTTTTTATTACAAGATATTGCTAACGGTGGTGCTTCCATTCATTTGAATTATGGAAAACGAGTGCGTAGACCTTCATTTAAAGATTTAAATCCTTATACTTTGCAAATAGATGATTTTCTTCTTATTGAAGGAAATGCACAATTAAAACCAGAATATATTCATCGTATTGAAGCGGGTGTTACTTTAAAAAAAGGAATTTCAGTAGATTTATTTTACTCGAATACACAGGATAAAATAGTACAGTTTGCTAGCACGGTTGATAACCGTCAGATTAAGTATCAAAATATAAATTTTAAACATGGAATCGATTATGGAATGAGTGCTTTCGTTCCTCTGAAGATTACCAAATTTTGGAATCTGCAAAGTAATGTGTCCTACTTTAAATCAAAATTTAATTATACAGATATTGATCTATCGCAAGAAGTTTTTGAAGGAAGTGTATCAAATTCCTTAAAATTTAACGCTTTGTTTGATGCTAATCTATATGTTGGTTATCGTACCCCATCTTATTCTGGTAATACAAAGTACGCAGATCAATTTTATTCTAGTTTGATGGTCTCTCGAGGTATTCTTAAAGGAAAAGGAAAGGTTACGCTTAATGTTAATGATCTCTTTAACACAGAAAGAGAACGAGAGTTTACAAATCATAACGGTATGACTATTAATTTTTACCAAAAACGTCCTACGCGTACCGTTGGTATATCGTTATCCTACACGATTTCAAAAGGTGTAAAATTTCAGGATAAGAAAATTATCCAATCAAATGAAGCCGAAAAAAAGCGGGTAAATTAA
- the nudK gene encoding GDP-mannose pyrophosphatase NudK, which yields MIDNIKITNTEILSDNWYVLKKITYEYSKKDGTKMTQSREAYDRGNGATILLYNKEQKTVILTRQFRLPTFVNGNETGMLIETCAGLLDEDNAEDCIRRETEEETGYKITEVRKIFEAYMSPGSVTEILHFFIAEYAKEMKVSEGGGLEQEEENIEVLELDITEAMNMITNGEIKDAKTIMLLQYIKLNHIL from the coding sequence ATGATCGATAACATCAAAATCACGAATACAGAAATTTTATCCGACAATTGGTACGTACTCAAAAAAATAACTTACGAGTATTCCAAGAAAGACGGAACAAAAATGACCCAAAGTAGAGAAGCCTATGACAGAGGAAATGGCGCCACTATTTTATTGTATAACAAAGAACAAAAAACGGTTATTCTCACCAGACAATTTAGACTTCCAACATTTGTGAATGGAAATGAGACGGGTATGCTCATCGAAACTTGTGCAGGACTATTGGACGAAGACAATGCGGAAGACTGTATCAGACGAGAAACGGAAGAGGAAACAGGATATAAAATCACAGAAGTTCGCAAGATATTTGAAGCGTATATGTCACCAGGATCGGTTACAGAAATTTTACATTTCTTTATAGCCGAATATGCAAAAGAAATGAAAGTCAGTGAAGGGGGGGGGCTTGAACAAGAGGAAGAAAATATTGAAGTACTGGAGCTGGATATTACCGAAGCCATGAATATGATCACAAATGGTGAAATCAAAGATGCCAAAACAATCATGTTACTTCAATACATTAAACTCAACCATATTTTATAG
- a CDS encoding GlxA family transcriptional regulator produces MKHLTILVPDIQTANSTIACIVGAYQIFTAANSYWETKGNKALFKIETAGVNEASAFIDGLLTIKPQVKISALYKTDLILIPSLSTEFKMAIEGNILLIDWLQNQYKNGAEIASMCTGAFMLASSGLLDKKSCSIHWSSADHFRVLFPDVHLKTEKIITDEYGIYTNGGGYSFLNLLIYLIEKYYDREAALYCSKFFQVEMDRQTQSPFVIFTGQKSHGDEVVKKAQQYIEDNFCEKISIENLSKRFSVGRRNFDRRFIKATGNTPIQYVQRVKIESAKKAFETTGKTIHEVMYEVGYSDLKAFREVFRKITGLSPLDYKHKFNKEAGI; encoded by the coding sequence ATGAAACATCTGACCATATTAGTACCTGATATACAAACGGCTAACAGTACCATTGCTTGTATCGTTGGCGCTTATCAGATTTTTACCGCAGCAAATAGCTATTGGGAGACAAAAGGCAATAAAGCATTGTTTAAAATCGAAACCGCGGGTGTAAACGAAGCGTCTGCATTTATTGACGGTCTGTTGACCATAAAACCTCAGGTGAAAATTTCTGCTCTTTATAAAACTGATCTCATTTTGATTCCTTCATTAAGTACAGAATTTAAGATGGCTATAGAAGGGAATATCTTGTTGATTGATTGGCTACAAAATCAATATAAAAATGGGGCTGAAATAGCCAGTATGTGTACAGGGGCATTTATGCTAGCATCATCTGGTCTACTTGACAAAAAAAGCTGCTCTATACATTGGAGTTCAGCAGATCACTTTAGGGTACTATTTCCCGATGTGCATTTAAAAACTGAAAAAATAATCACTGATGAATATGGTATTTACACCAATGGTGGTGGTTATTCCTTTTTAAATCTTTTGATTTATCTGATCGAAAAATATTACGACAGAGAAGCAGCCCTTTATTGCTCTAAATTTTTCCAGGTGGAGATGGATCGGCAAACACAGTCGCCATTCGTCATATTCACTGGACAAAAGTCACATGGAGATGAAGTTGTAAAAAAAGCACAGCAATATATTGAAGACAATTTTTGCGAGAAAATATCCATAGAAAATCTTTCAAAAAGATTTTCAGTTGGTAGAAGAAACTTTGATCGACGATTTATAAAAGCAACCGGCAACACCCCTATCCAGTATGTACAGCGAGTAAAGATTGAGTCAGCAAAAAAAGCATTTGAAACTACTGGTAAAACCATTCATGAGGTTATGTATGAAGTTGGTTATTCCGATTTAAAAGCCTTTAGAGAAGTTTTCAGAAAGATAACCGGTTTATCACCATTGGATTATAAGCATAAATTTAATAAAGAAGCTGGCATCTAA
- a CDS encoding SRPBCC family protein, protein MESKDFNTTLLVEATTQEVFDAINNVRGWWSENIDGSTDQLNSEFQYHYEDVHRAKIKVIELVPNQKIVWHVLDNYFKFTKDKTEWKDTYVIFELSEKNEKTVLKFTHQGLVEGYECYQICHDAWTHYIQDSLKDLIMTGKGQATPKKVEDKE, encoded by the coding sequence ATGGAAAGCAAAGATTTTAACACAACCCTATTGGTTGAAGCAACAACACAGGAGGTGTTTGATGCCATTAATAATGTACGGGGGTGGTGGTCAGAAAATATTGATGGATCTACCGATCAGCTCAACAGTGAATTTCAGTATCACTATGAGGATGTACACCGAGCGAAAATAAAGGTTATTGAACTGGTACCAAATCAAAAAATAGTTTGGCATGTATTGGACAACTACTTTAAATTCACTAAGGATAAGACAGAATGGAAAGATACTTATGTGATCTTCGAATTGTCTGAGAAAAATGAAAAAACAGTGCTGAAATTTACTCACCAAGGTTTAGTTGAGGGATATGAATGCTATCAAATTTGTCACGACGCATGGACGCATTATATTCAAGACAGTTTAAAAGACCTCATTATGACAGGTAAGGGACAGGCTACACCTAAGAAGGTTGAAGATAAAGAATAG
- a CDS encoding regulatory protein RecX has protein sequence MFDEEKTKKKIYTPKQALLKAESYCAYQERAQQEVRDKLYEWGLHQEDVELIISQLISENFLNEERFAIAYTLGKLRMKSWGKIKIKQALKFKKVSEPLIKIAFSKIDLDEYESKASDLIDKKRLLLKDKDPYILKNKIFQYALSRGFESDIVSSLLKEKGL, from the coding sequence ATGTTTGACGAAGAGAAAACGAAAAAGAAAATATATACGCCTAAGCAGGCACTGCTTAAGGCTGAAAGCTATTGCGCTTATCAAGAACGAGCACAACAAGAGGTGCGCGATAAATTGTACGAATGGGGATTACATCAAGAAGATGTCGAACTCATTATTTCTCAATTGATATCCGAGAACTTTCTCAATGAGGAACGATTTGCCATTGCCTATACCTTGGGAAAGCTTCGTATGAAAAGCTGGGGTAAAATAAAAATCAAACAAGCTTTAAAATTTAAAAAGGTATCCGAACCATTAATAAAAATTGCATTTTCTAAAATCGATTTGGATGAATATGAAAGCAAAGCCAGTGATTTGATTGATAAAAAACGCTTGTTGTTAAAAGATAAAGATCCTTATATTCTCAAAAATAAAATTTTCCAATATGCGTTATCCCGTGGTTTTGAAAGTGATATCGTTTCTTCTCTCCTGAAAGAAAAGGGCTTATAA